The SAR202 cluster bacterium genome segment AGAGCTCCCCACCGTCATGCCCCTATTCGAGGACCTTAAGGTATTTACCGGCAACTCTCACCCCGCCCTTGCCAGGGACATCTGCGCCTACCTGGGAATAGCCTTGAGCCCGGCGGACGTGTTCAAGTTCGGCAATGATGAGACATTCGTGCAGATCAAGGAGAACGTGCGGGAGAAGGATGTCTTCATTGTCCAGCCGATCTCCAAGCCGGTGAACGACCATCTTATGGAGCTCTGGATCATGATCGACGCCGCCAGGCGAGCGTCGGCGGGCAGGATAACGGTTGTCATCCCGTACTACGCGTACGGTCAGACGGACAAAAAGGACCAGCCCAGGGTGGCAATTACAGCGCGGCTGGTGGCGGACTTCCTCACGGTAGCCGGCGCGAACCGCATCCTCACGATGAACCTGCACACCGGGCAAATCCAGGGGTTCTTCAACATCCCCTTGGACGAGTTGGACGCAATTCCACTGCTGGCCCAGCAGATACGCGAGAAGGGGCTCAAGGACCTCGTCGTCGTCGCGACGGACGTGGGGGCGGCCAAGCGTGCGAGAAAAATGGCAGACTACCTGCCGGACTCCTCAATCGCCATCGTTGAGAAGATGCGGCTCGGGAACTCCGAGAAGGTGGCCGCCGCCAATGTGATCGGCAAAGTTGAAGGCAGGACCGCGTTGATTGTGGACGATGTGATCAACAGCGGCGGGTCGGTAATCGCGGCGGCCGAGATACTGAAGCAGCACGGAGCCGGCGACATCTACTGCACGGTTGTGCATCCGGTGCTGGCAGGAAAGTCGTCGGACAAGCTTTCTGCGAGCCACATCAAAGAGTTCATCGTGACGGACAGCCTGCCCGTTGGGCAGGAGAAGCGGTTTGACAAGCTGCAGGTGGTCTCGGTGGCTTCGCTCCTTGGCGAAGCGATACACCGCATCCACAGCGGCCTTTCCGTCGGTGCCATGTTTGACGGGAAGGGAACGACGCGCCGCGGGTAGGAAGTCTGAAAGCCGAATATGTGATAACCTGCCACCCATCTGTTATCGGATGGGTGGCTGCGTTTGTTGGAGAGTGTCAATCAGGATTGGTATACTCAGGTGGTGGAGGGCGGGGAGCGTGCAGTTAGAAACTAAGGAAGAGTGAACCTGATGTTTAAGGGTTTGAAGAACATCCTTGGCGGTGCGTCTTCTGAGAAGGTCATCGCGGAGTACATGAAGGATGTCGCGGAGATTAACCGGATCGAGCCGGAGATGCAGGCGCTTACGAACGAGCAGCTCCGTGCGAAGACTGATGAGCTCAGGCAGGGCTTGAAAGACGGCGCATCGCTGGACGACCTGATGGCGGAGGCCTTCGCTCTCGTAAGGGAGGCGGCCAAGCGCACGCTGGGCCAACGGCATTTCGACGTCCAGCTTATCGGCGGCATGGCCCTTCACGACGGCAAGATCGCCGAGATGAGGACGGGTGAGGGCAAGACCCTCGTGGCCACGTTGCCGGCCTATTTGAACGCCCTGACCGGCACTGGTGTGCACGTTGTTACAGTCAACGATTATCTGGCCAGGCGCGACGCGCACTGGATGGGCGCCATCTACAATCTCCTGGGCCTGAGCGTCGGCGTGCTTCAGCATGAGTCTTCTTATTTCTACGACACTTCTACCGACGGCGGGCCAAAGGGAGCGGAGCACCTGCGGCCGGTGCTGCGAAGGGACGCGTACGCGGCAGATATAACCTACGGCACCAACAACGAGTTCGGCTTCGACTACCTGCGCGACAACATGGTCATCGACCTGCGCCAGCGCGTGCAGCGGCCGCTCGTTTTCGCCATCGTCGACGAGGTGGACAACATTCTGGTCGACGAGGCGCGAACGCCTCTAATCATCAGCGGCCCGGCGGAGGAGTCCGCCAAGGACTACATCCGCTTTGCCCGGCTCGCCACGAGCCTGCGTGAGGAGGATGACTACACCATAGACCAGAAGCATCGCACCGCCTCGCTTACGCCGGAAGGCATCGACCGGCTGGAGAAGTTGGTCAACGTCCAGAACCTATACGCGCCCGAAAACGTGAAACTGGTCCACTTCGCCGAGAACGCCTTGAAGGCCCACGCAATCTTTCAGCGTGACCGTGAATACGTTGTGAAAGACGGCGAGATCATAATAGTGGACGAGTTCACGGGCCGTCTCATGCCTGGCAGGCGCTATTCCGACGGCCTGCACCAGGCACTGGAGGCCAAGGAAGGCGTCCCGGTCCAGCGTGAGACGATTACGTATGCGACCATCACCCTGCAGAACTACTTCCGCCTGTACAAGAAGTTATCGGGTATGACAGGTACGGCGGCAACCGAGTCTGAGGAGTTCTGGAAGATTTACAAGCTTGACGTGGTCAGTGTGCCTACCAACAAGGCAATGGTCCGCCAGGACAATGCGGACTTCATCTTCCGCGACCAGAAGGCGAAGTACAACAACATCGTCAAGGAGATTGAGGAACGCAGCAAGAAGGGCCAGCCGGTCCTTGTCGGCACGACCGACATCGCAAAATCGGAGATGTTGAGCGATATGCTTCGGAAGCGCGGCATAACGCACGAGGTGCTCAACGCCAAGCAGCACGAGCGCGAGGCGGCGATCGTCGCGCAGGCGGGCCGCCCGGGCGCGGTGACGGTGGCGACGAACATGGCGGGCCGCGGGACGGACATCATCCTCGGCGGCAACCCCGGCATGCTGAATATCCCTAAAGAGCAGTGGGAGTCCAACCACAAGAAGGTCGTGGAGTTGGGCGGTCTCTGCATCATAGGCTCTGAAAAGCATGAGGCCCGCCGCATCGACAATCAGCTCCGAGGTCGCGCCGGACGCCAGGGCGACCCGGGCGAAAGCCGTTTCTTCGTCGCGCTCGATGATGATCTGATGAAGCGGTTCGGTGGCGACCGGATTCGGGCCGTCATGGACTGGGCGGGCATGGAAGAGGACCAGCCTATCGAACACAAGCT includes the following:
- the secA gene encoding preprotein translocase subunit SecA — encoded protein: MFKGLKNILGGASSEKVIAEYMKDVAEINRIEPEMQALTNEQLRAKTDELRQGLKDGASLDDLMAEAFALVREAAKRTLGQRHFDVQLIGGMALHDGKIAEMRTGEGKTLVATLPAYLNALTGTGVHVVTVNDYLARRDAHWMGAIYNLLGLSVGVLQHESSYFYDTSTDGGPKGAEHLRPVLRRDAYAADITYGTNNEFGFDYLRDNMVIDLRQRVQRPLVFAIVDEVDNILVDEARTPLIISGPAEESAKDYIRFARLATSLREEDDYTIDQKHRTASLTPEGIDRLEKLVNVQNLYAPENVKLVHFAENALKAHAIFQRDREYVVKDGEIIIVDEFTGRLMPGRRYSDGLHQALEAKEGVPVQRETITYATITLQNYFRLYKKLSGMTGTAATESEEFWKIYKLDVVSVPTNKAMVRQDNADFIFRDQKAKYNNIVKEIEERSKKGQPVLVGTTDIAKSEMLSDMLRKRGITHEVLNAKQHEREAAIVAQAGRPGAVTVATNMAGRGTDIILGGNPGMLNIPKEQWESNHKKVVELGGLCIIGSEKHEARRIDNQLRGRAGRQGDPGESRFFVALDDDLMKRFGGDRIRAVMDWAGMEEDQPIEHKLMAKSVENAQIKVEAHHFDIRKHLVDYDDIVNTHRTVIYGEREKILGGSDLRANIQDLVEKELREIINRHIKGVPQESWDVEALIAELQTVIPLDEELSDPDAVGQMAPEEVEEFVLDLAEQRYEELEERLTPEVLRSVERELMLRVIDNHWVQHLTAMENLRQGIGLQAVGQRDPLVAYKKEGHEQFQGLLDRIQYDIVHMIFNVRVRQEQPQQRQQSVQAVRQPAPQSAQPAASQQTAEPAQAAAPSPATAPRAVPAEDHSKSVMAKVMGTAPVAKGASAVSGVAKVGRNDPCPCGSGMKYKKCHGA
- a CDS encoding ribose-phosphate pyrophosphokinase, coding for MPLFEDLKVFTGNSHPALARDICAYLGIALSPADVFKFGNDETFVQIKENVREKDVFIVQPISKPVNDHLMELWIMIDAARRASAGRITVVIPYYAYGQTDKKDQPRVAITARLVADFLTVAGANRILTMNLHTGQIQGFFNIPLDELDAIPLLAQQIREKGLKDLVVVATDVGAAKRARKMADYLPDSSIAIVEKMRLGNSEKVAAANVIGKVEGRTALIVDDVINSGGSVIAAAEILKQHGAGDIYCTVVHPVLAGKSSDKLSASHIKEFIVTDSLPVGQEKRFDKLQVVSVASLLGEAIHRIHSGLSVGAMFDGKGTTRRG